From one Flavobacterium kingsejongi genomic stretch:
- a CDS encoding HD domain-containing protein, giving the protein MIEINKLKILNDPIYGFISIPNTLVYDLIQHPYFQRLRRISQMGMSYLVYPGAHHTRFHHALGCMHLMQKAVQVLKIKGVAISETEESALYISILLHDIGHGPFSHAMEHSIVEDVNHEAISLLFMDKLNQEFDGQLDLAIKIFKGEYERKFMLQLISSQLDMDRLDYLKRDSFYSGVAEGNINSERLIQMMNVQDDWLVIEEKGIYSVEKFLVARRLMYWQAYLHKTSLVAEQILTKVLKRAKELTQKGIMLECSKPLQYFLENKVTLELFSEDILDRFAQLDDFDIVSALKNWQFHSDFVLSSLSRMIINRDLLKIRLSSEKFTQEEIGELQQLFSEKHHLSVQDTAYFIFKGKIKNQAYNKLGDPIRIMKKDRTIEDVLEASDQLNLKALSKPVTKYFICFPKDLLKTKV; this is encoded by the coding sequence GTGATCGAAATCAACAAACTCAAAATATTGAATGACCCCATTTATGGGTTTATTTCTATTCCCAATACCTTAGTCTACGACCTGATCCAGCATCCTTATTTTCAGCGGCTTCGCAGGATTAGCCAGATGGGAATGTCCTATCTCGTATATCCCGGAGCACACCACACGCGTTTCCACCATGCGCTTGGCTGTATGCACCTGATGCAAAAGGCCGTTCAGGTTTTGAAAATAAAAGGGGTTGCAATTTCAGAAACGGAAGAAAGTGCCTTATACATTTCCATTTTGCTGCATGACATTGGCCATGGCCCTTTTTCGCACGCTATGGAGCATAGTATAGTGGAAGATGTGAATCACGAAGCCATATCCTTATTGTTTATGGACAAACTGAATCAGGAATTTGACGGGCAATTAGATCTGGCCATCAAAATTTTCAAAGGGGAATACGAACGGAAGTTTATGCTGCAGTTAATTTCCAGCCAATTGGATATGGACCGCCTGGATTACCTGAAACGGGATAGCTTTTATTCTGGTGTGGCAGAAGGTAATATCAATTCGGAGCGTTTGATCCAGATGATGAATGTTCAGGACGACTGGTTGGTTATTGAAGAAAAAGGGATTTATTCGGTGGAGAAGTTCCTCGTAGCCCGCAGGCTAATGTACTGGCAGGCGTATCTGCATAAGACGAGCCTGGTTGCAGAACAAATATTGACCAAAGTATTGAAGCGGGCAAAAGAGCTGACCCAAAAGGGAATAATGCTGGAATGTAGTAAGCCGTTGCAGTATTTTTTGGAAAATAAAGTGACCCTCGAATTATTTTCTGAGGATATTTTAGATAGATTTGCGCAACTGGATGATTTTGATATTGTTAGTGCCTTGAAAAACTGGCAGTTTCATAGTGATTTTGTACTGAGTTCCCTGAGCCGTATGATTATCAACCGGGATTTGTTGAAAATTCGCCTGAGCAGTGAGAAATTTACACAGGAAGAAATAGGAGAATTGCAGCAACTTTTTTCGGAAAAACATCATTTGTCGGTGCAGGATACGGCATATTTTATCTTTAAAGGAAAAATAAAGAACCAAGCCTATAATAAATTGGGAGATCCAATACGAATTATGAAGAAAGACAGGACAATTGAAGACGTATTAGAGGCTTCTGACCAGTTGAATTTGAAAGCATTATCGAAGCCGGTGACGAAATATTTCATATGTTTTCCAAAAGACTTGTTGAAAACTAAAGTTTAA
- a CDS encoding UDP-3-O-(3-hydroxymyristoyl)glucosamine N-acyltransferase: MKFSKIHSLKQIADLIQCEFVGDPEFPVLGMNEIHVVESGDIVFVDHPKYYDKALQSAATIILINKHVDCPEGKALLISDDPFRDFNVLTHHFRPFQATNTSISLSATIGEGTFIQPNCFVGNHVTIGKNCVIHSNVSIYDNTVIGDNVIIHAGTVLGADAFYYKKRETGFDQLLSGGRVVIQDNVAIGALCTIDKGVTGDTTIGEGTKIDNQVHVGHDTVIGKKCLIASQTGIAGCVIIEDEVTLWGQVGTTSGITIGAKAVILGQTGVTKSVAGGKSYFGTPIEESREKLKQLANIKKIPELLKKNK, encoded by the coding sequence ATGAAATTTTCAAAAATTCATTCCCTTAAACAAATTGCAGATCTTATTCAATGCGAATTTGTAGGTGATCCTGAATTCCCAGTATTGGGAATGAACGAAATCCATGTCGTAGAAAGTGGTGATATTGTTTTTGTCGACCATCCGAAATACTATGATAAAGCATTACAATCGGCAGCAACGATTATTTTAATCAATAAGCACGTTGATTGCCCAGAAGGAAAGGCTTTATTGATTTCTGATGACCCTTTTCGAGATTTTAATGTGCTGACGCATCATTTTCGCCCGTTTCAGGCGACCAACACGAGTATTTCACTTAGTGCCACTATCGGTGAAGGGACTTTTATCCAGCCCAATTGTTTCGTAGGAAACCATGTGACTATTGGAAAAAATTGCGTTATTCATTCGAATGTATCGATTTATGACAATACTGTTATTGGAGACAATGTCATTATTCACGCTGGAACCGTATTGGGAGCTGATGCTTTTTATTATAAGAAAAGAGAAACCGGTTTTGATCAGCTGCTTTCCGGAGGTCGCGTTGTAATTCAGGATAATGTGGCAATCGGCGCACTTTGTACTATTGACAAAGGTGTTACAGGAGATACAACCATCGGTGAAGGTACAAAAATAGACAACCAGGTGCATGTAGGCCATGATACAGTAATCGGAAAAAAATGCCTCATTGCTTCACAAACCGGAATTGCGGGCTGTGTTATTATTGAAGATGAAGTTACCCTGTGGGGACAAGTGGGGACTACCAGCGGGATTACCATCGGTGCCAAAGCGGTTATTTTAGGGCAAACAGGAGTTACAAAGTCCGTAGCCGGAGGAAAATCGTATTTTGGAACGCCTATAGAGGAATCCCGGGAAAAACTCAAACAATTAGCGAATATCAAGAAAATACCGGAATTGCTCAAAAAAAACAAATAA
- the lpxD gene encoding UDP-3-O-(3-hydroxymyristoyl)glucosamine N-acyltransferase produces the protein MKFTAEQIAGILGGDVEGNPEAEVFKLSKIEEGSEGSLTFLANPKYNHYIYSTQASVAIVNKTFIAESEINTTLIRVDDAYKSFSTLLEYYNQVKLSKSGIEQPSVISENVVYGEQLYLGSFCYIGKNVTIGENVKIYPNCFIGDNVVIGDNTILFAGVRVYSETEIGKNCLIHSGTVLGSDGFGFTPNEEGVYSKVPQIGNVIIEDNVDIGANTTIDRATLGSTIIRKGVKLDNQIQIAHNVEIGENTVIASQTGVAGSTKIGKNCMIGGQVGIAGHLTIGNGVRIQAQTGVGRSVVDGEKIQGSPALSYGDFNKSYVHFKNLPKIVSDLEEIKKQ, from the coding sequence ATGAAATTTACAGCAGAACAAATAGCAGGTATCTTGGGAGGTGATGTGGAAGGTAATCCGGAAGCGGAAGTTTTTAAGCTATCAAAAATTGAAGAAGGGTCTGAAGGTTCACTAACTTTCCTGGCAAATCCGAAATACAACCATTATATATATTCAACACAGGCGAGTGTTGCCATTGTCAATAAAACTTTTATTGCTGAATCGGAAATTAATACTACGCTGATCCGTGTTGATGATGCCTACAAGTCATTTTCCACACTGCTGGAGTATTACAATCAGGTCAAATTAAGCAAATCCGGTATCGAACAGCCATCCGTAATTTCGGAGAATGTAGTGTATGGGGAGCAGTTGTACCTGGGGAGTTTTTGTTATATCGGTAAGAATGTGACGATAGGGGAGAATGTAAAGATTTATCCGAACTGCTTTATCGGCGATAATGTTGTTATTGGCGATAATACGATACTTTTTGCAGGTGTGCGTGTGTATTCTGAAACCGAGATCGGCAAAAACTGCCTGATCCATTCCGGAACCGTATTGGGCTCGGATGGTTTTGGATTTACTCCAAATGAAGAAGGCGTATACAGTAAAGTACCGCAGATTGGAAACGTGATTATTGAAGACAATGTCGACATTGGTGCTAATACAACGATTGATAGGGCGACATTAGGGTCTACAATCATCCGTAAAGGGGTAAAGTTGGATAACCAGATCCAGATTGCGCATAATGTTGAAATAGGAGAGAATACCGTAATTGCCTCGCAAACGGGTGTAGCGGGTTCTACTAAAATTGGAAAAAATTGTATGATCGGTGGGCAGGTTGGCATCGCCGGGCATTTAACAATTGGAAACGGTGTACGCATCCAGGCACAGACAGGTGTCGGGAGAAGTGTCGTTGATGGTGAGAAGATTCAAGGTTCACCAGCATTAAGCTATGGCGATTTTAATAAATCGTACGTGCATTTTAAAAACTTGCCGAAAATTGTTTCCGATTTAGAAGAAATAAAAAAACAATAA
- the tsaE gene encoding tRNA (adenosine(37)-N6)-threonylcarbamoyltransferase complex ATPase subunit type 1 TsaE, which translates to MRNKYTGANGRGRPTTLFLPFALFFCTTIAGSFHYGAAKKIPLLSGLFENELPLFRRSSLKTFKTYSTMEIEFRLDTITKVADQIIANHPKKIILFHGPMGVGKTTLIKALTKALGVTDATSSPTFSLVNEYQTKDNGTIYHFDLYRLQKEEEAYDMGIDEYLYSDEICLIEWPEKIPNLIPEDHTTITLKITTDNQRYLLMK; encoded by the coding sequence ATCCGAAATAAGTATACGGGAGCAAATGGCCGGGGCAGGCCTACTACCCTGTTCCTGCCATTCGCTTTATTTTTTTGCACTACCATAGCAGGATCATTCCACTACGGAGCCGCAAAAAAGATACCGCTGCTGTCAGGGCTATTTGAAAACGAATTACCCTTATTCCGGCGTTCCTCATTAAAAACATTCAAAACCTATTCAACAATGGAAATCGAATTCAGGTTAGACACCATCACTAAGGTTGCTGACCAAATAATTGCCAATCATCCCAAAAAAATAATTTTATTCCACGGTCCTATGGGCGTAGGAAAAACAACATTAATCAAAGCACTGACCAAAGCCCTGGGTGTAACCGATGCTACGAGCAGCCCTACTTTCTCACTGGTCAATGAATACCAGACAAAAGATAATGGGACCATTTACCATTTTGATCTCTACCGCTTGCAAAAGGAAGAAGAAGCCTATGATATGGGAATCGACGAATACTTGTATTCTGATGAAATCTGCCTTATCGAATGGCCCGAAAAAATTCCAAATCTCATCCCGGAAGACCACACGACCATTACCCTGAAAATAACGACTGATAACCAACGTTATTTGTTGATGAAATAG
- a CDS encoding alanine dehydrogenase, whose protein sequence is MSITTPFTKQQLLPQEEMLEIAKHKSELFIGIPKETSYQEKRICLTPDAVNSLTSHGHRVLMESGSGQSSSYTDKEYSEAGAEITSDTKKVFGCPIILKVEPLTLEEIEMMNPQSLIISAIQLKTQKKSYFEALAKKKITGLAFEFIKDVDGSYPAVKSLSEIAGTASIFIAAELMINQKFGKGLLLGNITGVPPTEIVILGAGTVAQFAAQTAIGLGASVKVFDNSITKLRRLQNNLNHRVFTSTIQHKTLLKALMRCDVAIGAMRGKNRCPIVVTETMVEHMKKGAVIVDVSIDTGGCFETSEVTTHEKPTFIKNNVIHYCVPNIPSRYSKTASLSISNILTPYLIQIADDGGIESAIRRDDGLKNGIYTYHGLHTNKSIAEWFDLTYRDINLIVF, encoded by the coding sequence ATGTCAATAACTACTCCCTTTACAAAACAACAGCTGCTTCCACAGGAAGAGATGCTGGAAATTGCAAAACATAAGAGCGAACTCTTTATTGGTATTCCCAAAGAGACCTCTTATCAGGAGAAAAGGATATGCCTGACACCGGATGCCGTAAATTCACTGACATCGCACGGCCACCGTGTATTGATGGAATCCGGTTCCGGGCAAAGTTCCAGTTATACTGATAAAGAATACAGTGAAGCGGGCGCCGAAATCACCAGCGATACCAAAAAAGTATTTGGCTGTCCTATCATATTAAAGGTAGAACCACTCACACTGGAAGAAATTGAAATGATGAATCCGCAATCGCTTATTATTTCAGCCATACAGCTCAAGACACAGAAGAAATCCTATTTTGAAGCCCTGGCCAAAAAGAAAATCACCGGACTGGCCTTTGAGTTCATCAAAGATGTCGACGGTTCCTATCCTGCCGTAAAATCCCTTAGTGAAATTGCCGGGACCGCTTCTATTTTTATCGCTGCCGAACTAATGATCAATCAAAAGTTTGGTAAAGGATTGTTGTTGGGAAATATCACAGGCGTACCTCCTACCGAAATCGTAATCCTGGGTGCCGGGACAGTAGCCCAGTTTGCCGCACAAACTGCCATTGGCCTTGGTGCCAGTGTCAAAGTTTTTGATAATTCGATCACCAAGCTCCGTAGGCTGCAAAACAACCTGAACCATCGGGTTTTTACCTCTACCATACAACACAAGACGTTATTAAAAGCTTTAATGCGCTGTGATGTGGCTATTGGGGCAATGCGGGGCAAAAACCGCTGTCCGATTGTAGTGACGGAAACTATGGTGGAACATATGAAAAAAGGCGCTGTAATAGTCGACGTAAGTATTGATACCGGCGGCTGCTTTGAAACTTCAGAAGTGACCACGCACGAAAAACCGACCTTTATCAAAAATAATGTGATCCATTACTGTGTACCCAATATCCCTTCCCGCTATTCTAAAACGGCTTCACTGTCCATTAGTAATATCCTTACGCCCTATCTGATCCAGATTGCGGATGATGGTGGTATCGAAAGCGCCATCCGTCGCGATGATGGCCTGAAAAACGGAATCTACACCTATCATGGGCTCCATACCAATAAATCCATAGCCGAATGGTTTGACCTGACGTACAGGGATATTAATTTAATTGTTTTTTAA
- a CDS encoding bifunctional UDP-3-O-[3-hydroxymyristoyl] N-acetylglucosamine deacetylase/3-hydroxyacyl-ACP dehydratase → MVKQKTIKNEISLTGVGLHTGKEVTMTFKPAPVNSGFSFVRVDLEGHPVIEADANYVVNTQRGTNLEKKGVKIQTSEHVLAAFVGCDVDNVIIELDASEPPIMDGSSKYFVEAIEKAGIQEQDAVRNVYVVKEVISYTDEVTGSEILIMPSDDYQVTAMVDFGTKVLGTQNATMKSISDFKKEISESRTFSFLHEIETLLENGLIKGGDLNNAIVYVDKEISAATVEKLKVAFGKETISVKPNGILDNLTLHYPNEAARHKLLDVVGDLALVGTKIRGKVIANKPGHFVNTQFAKKLSKIIKIEQRNQVPVYDLNQEPLMDIHKIMSILPHRPPFLLIDKIIEMSDSHVVGLKNVTMNENFFVGHFPGAPVMPGVLIVEAMAQSGGILILSSVPDPENYLTYFMKIDNVKFKQKVLPGDTLVFKCDLISPIRRGICHMQANAYANGRLVAEAELMAQIAKKN, encoded by the coding sequence ATGGTTAAACAGAAAACCATCAAGAACGAAATTTCTCTAACCGGAGTCGGACTTCACACAGGGAAGGAAGTAACGATGACTTTCAAACCTGCACCAGTCAACAGCGGATTCTCATTTGTGAGGGTAGATTTAGAAGGACATCCCGTTATTGAAGCTGATGCAAACTATGTTGTAAACACTCAGCGCGGCACTAATTTAGAGAAAAAAGGAGTAAAAATCCAGACTTCTGAGCATGTCCTGGCAGCTTTTGTTGGCTGCGATGTGGATAATGTTATTATTGAACTGGATGCTTCTGAACCTCCTATCATGGATGGTTCCTCAAAATATTTTGTGGAAGCGATTGAAAAAGCCGGAATCCAGGAACAGGATGCCGTACGAAATGTGTATGTTGTTAAAGAAGTAATTTCCTATACTGATGAAGTTACAGGAAGCGAAATATTAATCATGCCTTCTGATGATTATCAGGTGACTGCCATGGTGGATTTTGGGACTAAAGTTTTAGGAACCCAAAACGCAACGATGAAGAGCATCAGTGATTTTAAGAAAGAAATTTCCGAATCCCGAACATTCAGTTTTTTACATGAAATCGAAACCTTGCTTGAGAATGGCCTTATCAAAGGCGGTGACCTGAACAATGCGATCGTATATGTCGATAAAGAAATTTCTGCTGCTACAGTAGAAAAATTAAAAGTGGCTTTTGGAAAAGAAACAATTTCGGTAAAACCGAACGGAATCCTGGATAACCTTACACTGCATTACCCTAACGAAGCTGCGCGCCATAAACTATTGGATGTGGTTGGTGATTTGGCATTAGTAGGGACTAAAATCAGGGGTAAAGTAATTGCCAATAAGCCAGGGCATTTTGTAAACACCCAATTCGCTAAAAAATTATCTAAAATTATAAAAATCGAGCAGCGCAACCAGGTTCCGGTGTATGACCTGAATCAGGAGCCGTTGATGGATATTCATAAGATTATGAGTATCCTTCCGCACCGCCCACCTTTCTTGCTGATCGATAAAATTATCGAAATGTCAGACAGCCATGTGGTAGGCTTGAAAAATGTAACGATGAATGAAAATTTCTTCGTAGGGCATTTTCCGGGAGCACCTGTGATGCCGGGAGTACTTATCGTTGAAGCAATGGCTCAATCGGGCGGAATCCTGATTTTAAGCTCTGTGCCGGATCCGGAGAACTACCTGACCTATTTCATGAAAATTGATAATGTAAAATTCAAGCAAAAAGTACTTCCCGGAGATACATTAGTATTCAAATGTGACCTTATTTCCCCAATCAGAAGAGGGATTTGCCACATGCAGGCCAATGCCTATGCGAATGGAAGACTGGTTGCTGAAGCTGAATTAATGGCACAAATTGCCAAAAAGAACTAA
- a CDS encoding nuclear transport factor 2 family protein, whose protein sequence is MKTPKDIVLEVYASDAIRNPEAMKNFLHPEAVVEWNSSKGFLKLDYELVIEMTGELERSYLNSRAEIHHILAENNLVTVRFTHYVTAIENPGEETALAKFFIIWEIKDGQLYRGFQMSQLP, encoded by the coding sequence ATGAAAACCCCAAAAGATATTGTTTTAGAAGTTTATGCCTCAGATGCGATCCGAAATCCGGAAGCAATGAAAAATTTCCTGCATCCGGAAGCGGTTGTAGAGTGGAATAGTAGTAAGGGATTTCTGAAGCTTGACTATGAGTTGGTTATAGAGATGACCGGTGAATTGGAGAGATCTTATTTGAATTCCAGAGCAGAAATTCACCACATATTGGCTGAAAACAATCTGGTGACCGTACGTTTTACCCATTATGTTACCGCGATTGAAAATCCGGGAGAAGAAACAGCACTGGCTAAATTCTTCATCATTTGGGAAATAAAAGACGGGCAATTATACAGGGGTTTTCAAATGAGCCAGTTGCCATAA
- the efp gene encoding elongation factor P, with the protein MASTSDIRNGLCIKFNHDIYKIIEFLHVKPGKGPAFVRTKLKSLTNGKVLDNTFSAGHKIEEVRVETHKFQYLYAEGDDYNFMHIETFEQIVLNKDILDAPGLLKEGENVMVIINAETEAPLSVDMPASVVLQVTYSEPGVKGNTSTNATKPATVETGATINVPLFINEGDKIKIDTATGSYMERVKE; encoded by the coding sequence ATGGCCAGTACATCAGACATCAGAAACGGATTGTGTATCAAATTCAATCACGATATTTATAAAATCATCGAATTCCTTCACGTAAAACCAGGAAAAGGCCCTGCATTCGTACGTACAAAATTAAAAAGCCTTACAAACGGAAAAGTATTGGACAATACCTTTTCTGCAGGTCATAAAATTGAAGAAGTACGTGTAGAGACTCATAAATTCCAATACCTGTATGCTGAAGGAGATGACTATAACTTCATGCATATTGAAACGTTTGAGCAAATTGTATTGAACAAAGATATTCTGGATGCTCCGGGTTTATTGAAAGAAGGAGAAAATGTGATGGTAATCATCAATGCCGAAACAGAAGCACCACTTTCTGTGGACATGCCGGCTTCTGTAGTATTGCAAGTGACCTATTCTGAGCCAGGTGTAAAGGGGAATACTTCTACCAATGCCACTAAACCCGCCACGGTGGAAACAGGCGCAACCATCAATGTGCCTTTGTTCATTAACGAAGGGGACAAAATTAAAATTGATACTGCGACAGGTTCCTATATGGAACGTGTAAAAGAGTAA
- the lpxA gene encoding acyl-ACP--UDP-N-acetylglucosamine O-acyltransferase — protein sequence MNQPLAYVHPGAKIAKNVVIEPFTTIHNNVEIGEGTWIGSNVTIMEGARIGKNCNIFPGAVISAVPQDLKFGGEDSLAIIGDNTTIRECVTINRGTIASGQTKLGKNCLVMATAHIAHDCHIGDNAIIVNGVALAGHVTVGNFAIIGGLAAVHQFINIGDHAMISGGSLVRKDVPPFTKAAKEPLSYVGINSVGLRRRGFTPEKIREIQNIYRILYQKNYNTTQALGIIEAEMEATPERDEIILFIRNSSRGVMKGYSGIY from the coding sequence ATGAATCAACCCTTAGCATACGTTCATCCGGGAGCAAAAATCGCAAAAAATGTGGTTATTGAACCTTTTACCACGATCCATAATAATGTTGAAATTGGGGAGGGGACATGGATCGGCTCCAATGTAACAATTATGGAAGGTGCCCGAATCGGTAAAAACTGTAATATTTTTCCAGGTGCTGTAATTTCTGCAGTACCACAAGATTTAAAATTTGGTGGCGAAGATTCATTAGCTATTATTGGTGACAACACCACAATCAGGGAATGTGTAACGATTAACAGGGGGACGATTGCTTCAGGACAGACCAAATTAGGCAAAAACTGCCTTGTGATGGCAACTGCGCACATCGCCCACGACTGCCATATTGGAGACAATGCAATCATCGTAAATGGTGTGGCATTGGCAGGACATGTAACTGTAGGTAATTTTGCTATTATTGGCGGACTTGCTGCGGTACACCAGTTTATTAATATTGGTGATCATGCCATGATTTCCGGTGGCTCACTGGTTCGTAAAGATGTACCTCCTTTTACCAAAGCGGCAAAAGAACCGCTTTCGTATGTTGGGATCAATTCTGTAGGATTGAGAAGAAGGGGATTTACACCTGAAAAAATCAGGGAAATCCAGAATATCTATAGAATCTTATACCAGAAAAATTATAATACCACACAGGCTTTGGGAATTATCGAAGCAGAAATGGAAGCAACACCGGAACGGGATGAAATTATCCTTTTTATCCGCAATTCTTCCCGTGGGGTAATGAAAGGGTATTCCGGAATCTATTAG
- a CDS encoding bifunctional response regulator/alkaline phosphatase family protein: protein MTEIKILWVDDEIDLLKPHILFLEKKNYKVTTCNNGQDAIDLFEEENFDVVFLDENMPGLSGLETLAEIKEKKSSIPVIMITKSEEEYIMEEAIGSKIADYLIKPVNPNQILLSLKKNLDHSRLISEKTTLDYQKEFRKIAMDMAMVNSYEEWVELYKKLVFWEIELENINDQSMIEILESQKVEANSQFAKFIERNYEDWFDPKGDKPVLSHTLFKELVVPEIKKKDKPILFVVIDNLRYDQWKVFEGIVNNYYKLEKETPYYAILPTATQYARNAIFSGLMPLEMEKQYPQYWKNDVEDGGKNLYEAEFLTEQLKRLRIDIKQEYHKITSYAGGKKLVENFKSMKNNDLITIVYNFVDMLSHAKTEMEVVKELASNDKAYRSLTLSWFRNSPLLEIIQQAQQMGFKLILTTDHGTINVKNPSKVIGDRNTSLNLRYKTGRSLTYEERDVYAVKDPKKLHLPAINMSSSYIFAKNDHFLAYVNNYNHYVSYYRNTYQHGGISLEEMIVPFLVFNPK from the coding sequence ATGACCGAAATAAAAATACTTTGGGTCGATGATGAGATCGATCTTTTAAAGCCTCATATACTCTTTTTAGAGAAAAAAAATTATAAAGTAACCACCTGTAACAATGGACAGGATGCGATTGACTTATTTGAAGAGGAAAATTTCGATGTGGTTTTTCTAGACGAAAATATGCCCGGATTAAGCGGACTGGAAACGCTTGCCGAAATCAAGGAAAAAAAATCCTCCATTCCGGTAATTATGATTACCAAAAGTGAGGAAGAATATATCATGGAAGAAGCCATCGGTTCCAAAATTGCCGATTACCTGATCAAACCGGTCAACCCAAATCAGATTCTATTGAGCTTAAAGAAAAATCTGGACCACTCCAGGCTGATTTCTGAAAAAACAACCCTTGACTACCAAAAAGAATTCCGAAAAATTGCAATGGACATGGCCATGGTAAATTCGTATGAAGAATGGGTTGAATTATATAAAAAACTGGTCTTTTGGGAAATTGAACTGGAGAATATCAACGACCAGTCGATGATCGAAATCCTGGAATCCCAAAAAGTAGAAGCCAATTCCCAGTTTGCCAAATTCATCGAACGCAATTACGAAGACTGGTTCGATCCGAAAGGAGACAAGCCGGTACTTTCCCATACGCTTTTCAAAGAATTGGTAGTTCCGGAAATCAAGAAGAAAGACAAACCCATCCTTTTTGTGGTGATCGACAATTTACGATACGACCAGTGGAAGGTTTTTGAAGGCATTGTCAATAATTATTACAAATTAGAAAAGGAAACACCGTACTACGCGATACTTCCCACTGCGACGCAATATGCCCGCAATGCTATATTTTCAGGGCTTATGCCGCTGGAAATGGAAAAACAATACCCGCAATACTGGAAGAACGATGTGGAAGATGGCGGTAAAAACCTCTATGAAGCAGAATTCCTTACAGAGCAACTGAAAAGATTGCGTATCGATATCAAGCAGGAATACCATAAAATCACAAGTTATGCCGGTGGTAAAAAGTTAGTAGAGAATTTCAAGTCGATGAAAAACAACGATTTGATTACCATCGTCTATAATTTTGTAGACATGCTTTCCCATGCCAAAACCGAAATGGAGGTCGTTAAAGAACTGGCGTCCAATGACAAAGCCTATCGTTCGCTAACCTTGAGCTGGTTCCGTAATTCCCCTCTTTTGGAAATCATCCAGCAGGCACAGCAAATGGGCTTTAAGCTGATCCTTACCACTGATCACGGGACCATTAACGTAAAGAATCCTTCAAAAGTAATCGGGGATCGAAATACAAGCTTGAACCTACGCTATAAAACAGGACGCAGCCTCACCTATGAAGAGCGTGATGTCTATGCGGTTAAAGATCCGAAGAAACTGCATCTTCCGGCCATTAACATGAGTAGTTCCTATATTTTTGCTAAAAATGACCATTTCCTCGCCTATGTCAATAACTACAATCATTATGTCAGTTATTACCGGAATACCTACCAGCACGGTGGAATTTCGCTGGAAGAAATGATTGTCCCCTTTTTAGTATTCAATCCGAAATAA
- a CDS encoding DUF4258 domain-containing protein — translation MKFYQRLAYYLFGLLLGTMFLVFFFKGKTQGTDTEYCYLPNCRVLKDLRSKPFHYSEEATAQINQKIADTADIRKTLRYGDVDFSKSNVPFENGKLYVVEGKNTANEPIIIEVINYQDRAVLKDIKKE, via the coding sequence ATGAAATTTTACCAGCGTTTAGCCTATTACCTCTTTGGACTATTATTAGGAACCATGTTTTTAGTTTTTTTCTTTAAAGGTAAAACCCAGGGCACCGATACCGAATATTGTTACCTTCCGAACTGTAGAGTGCTTAAAGACCTCCGAAGCAAACCTTTCCACTATTCTGAGGAAGCTACCGCCCAAATCAACCAGAAAATTGCCGACACAGCCGACATTCGTAAAACATTACGCTATGGTGACGTTGATTTCAGCAAAAGTAATGTCCCTTTTGAAAACGGGAAGTTATATGTGGTAGAAGGAAAAAATACTGCTAATGAGCCTATTATAATCGAAGTGATCAATTACCAGGATCGTGCGGTATTAAAAGACATAAAAAAAGAGTAA